Genomic window (Subtercola endophyticus):
ATCGCGCTGCTGCACGACCTCGTCATCACCGCGGGAATCTACGGAATAACCGGCTTCGAAATCACCCCGGCTGCCGTCATCGGCTTCTTGACGATTCTCGGCTACTCGCTTTACGACACGGTCGTAGTGTTCGACAAGATCCGCGAGAATACCCGTCAGATGGGCGAGAAACCGACACGTACGTTCAGCGAGACGGTGAACCTCGCCGTCAACCAGACCCTGGTGCGGTCGCTGAACACCTCGGTCGTGGCCATGCTGCCCGTGGCATCCATTCTCTTCATCGGGGCCTTCGTGCTCGGCGCCGGAACGTTGCGCGACATCTCGCTCGCACTGCTCATCGGTATCTTCGTGGGCACCTACTCCACGATCTTCATCGCCTCGCCGATGTACGCACTGTTCCGCAGCAGCGAGCAGAAGATCAAGAAGCAGGATGCCCGGGTGCTCGCCGTGCGAGCGCAGAACGCGGCCGTGGCAGACACCGCTGCGCAGAACGAAAGCATTTCGGCCTAGCCGGCGTGCAATTCGCCGCGCAGGAGCCCGGGCTGAGAGCGAACACGCGCGTGGGCGTACGCCGCCGAGTGCGATAATGAATTCGGAGGCGGCCCATGACTGAAACCGTTGCACCGACCAATGCGTCGCTGCGAAGGCTCGTGCCGCGCCTCTTCTCTCGCGCCCAGCCCGCTGGCGCCGTCGACACCCTGATCAGAACGGTACGGGCCAATCACCCGAAGGCCGATCTCAGCATCATCGAGCGTGCGTACACGGTGGCTGAACGGGCTCACGACGGCCAGAAACGCCGCTCGGGCGAGCCTTACATCACGCATCCGGTAGCAGTGGCACAGATTCTGGCCGAGCTCGGCATGGGCACCAAGGCCGTCGCCGCCGCACTGCTGCACGACACTGTCGAAGACACCGACTATCGACTCGACGACCTTCGAGCGGAGTTCGGCGACGAGGTGGCCATGCTCGTGGATGGCGTCACCAAGCTCGACAAGGTGAAGTACGGCGAAAGCGCGCAGGCCGAAACGGTGCGCAAGATGATCGTGGCCATGTCGAAAGACATCCGCGTGCTCATCATCAAACTCGCCGACCGCCTGCACAACGCCCGCACCTGGGGCTTCGTCTCAACCGAATCCGCGACGCGTAAGGCGCAGGAGACGCTCGAGATCTACGCGCCGCTGGCACATCGGCTGGGCATCCAGGCCATCAAGTGGGAGCTCGAAGACCTGTCTTTCGCTGTTCTTTCACCGAAGCTCTATGTCGAGATCGAGAATCTCGTTCGCCAGCGCACGCCACAGCGCGAGGAGTACGTGCAGCAGGTCATCGACCTGGTCACCGAAGACCTGAAGTCGTCGAAGATTCGCGGCAAGGTTGCCGGCCGGCCGAAGCAGTACTACTCGATCTACCAGAAGATGATCGTGCGCGGTCGCGAGTTCGACGAGATCTACGACCTGGTGGGCATCCGTGTGCTCGTGAACTCGGTGCGCGACTGTTACGCCGTGCTCGGGTCGATCCACGCGCGGTGGACGCCAATGCCGGGCCGCTTCAAGGATTACATCGCGACGCCGAAGTTCAACCTCTACCAGTCGCTGCACACCACGGTGGTCGGGCCGGGTGGCCGTGCGGTCGAGATTCAGATTCGCACCAACGAGATGCACCAACGTGCCGAGTTCGGTGTGGCCGCGCACTGGAAGTACAAAGAGCGCGTCAACTCGGGCAAGACCAGCGGGGTAGACGACCGTGGCGACGCCGACATGGCGTGGCTCGCCCGTATTTCCGACTGGCAAGCCGAGACCGTCGATCCCGGCGAATTCCTCGACTCGCTGCGCTTCGAGATCGGTGCCAAAGAGGTCTACGTCTTCACGCCCAAGGGCCGAGTCATCGGTCTGCCGGCGGGCGCCACCCCGGTCGACTTCGCCTACGCCGTGCACACCGAGGTCGGTCACCGCACGATGGGGGCGAAGGTCAACGGTCGGCTCGTGCCGCTCGAGAGCACGCTGACGACGGGTGACGTGGTCGAGGTGTTCACCTCGAAGAATCCCGACTCTGGGCCCAGCCAGGACTGGCTGAGCTTCGTGCAGAGCCCGCGTGCTCGCAACAAGATTCGTCAGTGGTTCACGAAAGAACGCCGTGACGAGGCCATCGAACAGGGTCGCGACTCGATCGCCCGCGCGATGCGAAAGCAGAACCTGCCGTTGCAGAAGCTGATGAGCCAAGACGCCTTCACCGAGGTGGCCGCTCAGCTGAGTTACAACAACGTCGAAGCGCTGTACGCCGCCATCGGCGAGGGACACGTCTCGACGCAGTCGGTCATCGAGAAAGTGCTGCAGTCACTGCAGGCCGAAGTCGAGAGCGACGACAGCGACCTCGAGGTCGTCGTCGGCAGCCGGCGACCGCGTTCGACCCACAGCGAATCGGGCGTGCTTGTGCGTGGGGCCCCCGACATTCTGGTCAAGCTCGCCAAGTGCTGCACGCCCGTTCCCGGCGACGACATCGTGGGATTCGTGACCCGTGGCACTGGTGTCTCCGTGCACCAGAGTGACTGCCACAACGTGCAGTCGCTGCTGCAGGAGCCCGAGCGCATGATCGAGGTCGAATGGGCGCCGTCATCGAAGAGCGTCTTCCTCGTTCAGATCCAGGTTGAGGCTCTCGACCGTTCCGGGCTGCTCTCCGACGTCACGCGGGTGCTCTCAGAGCACCACGTCAACATTCTCTCGGCGACCGTCAGCACCTCGCGCGATCGTCTCGCCATCAGCCGCTTCGTCTTCGAAATGGGCGACACCACGCACCTCGACCGTGTACTCAACGCCGTTCGCCGCATCGACGCCGTCTACGACGTCTATCGCGTCAGCGGCGGCTGACCCGGCGACGCCCCGCCCTGGGCCGTGCCTTGACTGAATAGGCCCGCCCTGCACGAATCGACTTGACGAGTGATAAAAGCTCGCTTTAACGTTATCGTTGGTCATGCCTGTTGCAACGAATGACTATGCCGACCTCATGTCCATCGTCTTTTCGCTACTGATTTTGCTCTGCATATTCGCCGTTCCGATAGGCATCGTCGTGTTCTTGCTACTCATGCGCAAGCGTTCGCGACCCATCAGAAACGGCATTGCCGGCACTGCGCGCGTCATTTCGACGTCGTACGCCAGTGGAGGCGCCGTCTCTGAGAACTGCACCATGAACCTCGTGGTGCAGGCCCCGACGGTTCAGCCGACGGCGGTGCGATGGTTCGGCATGGTACGGCTCTCTCGCTGGCCGTCGATCGGCGACGACCTTCCGGTGTCGATCGACCCCCGCAACACCCAGAAAGTCTCGGTGCTCTGGAACCAAGTTCCGTCGACCCGCGATCGAGCTGCAGCGGAGGCGCAGCGGGTCGCCCAATCAATGCGAGACCGTGCATCAGGCGGCGACGGATTCGGCCAACGATAGTCAACTCTCGGTCGTGACAAGCGGCGGGGGGTCGGCGATGCTGGCGAAGCCGTCGTCGAGGGCGTAGACCTCGCCGTCGAGGCGGGCGGCGCAGAGTTCGGCTAACGAGAGTCCGTCGACGAAGGCGGCGAGGTGGTCGGGGATGCGTGCTGTTTGGGGGAGTAGAGCTGTCATGCATCCATGATCGAACAACCGGCACCGCGGAATTGCTCAACCGAGCAGATCTGTGGAGAACTGCCCAACGCTGCAGCAATCTTCGTGAGTGCTGCTCTGCTCCCGATCTCGCGCGTCGTTTTTCGTCGCTGAGTCACCCGTATAGCAACAAAAAACGACGCGCGAGTGAGGCCGGAACGGATCAGTTCAGGGCGTCGAGCCAGATCTTGCGGGCATCCAGAGCCTCTTGCAGCTCGGCGACCTTGGCCGCGTCGCCAGCGGCAGAAGCGGCGTCGATCTCGACCTGAAGTTTGGCGATGGCGTCGGTGAGCTGACCGGCGAGGCCTTCGGCCCGCGCCTTCTTCTCGGGGTTGTTCTTCTGCCAGAAGTCCTCGTCGAGCTTGCGCACGGCGGCCTCGACCCGGCGCAGCCGGTCGTCGACGTTCTTGACCTGATCGCGCGGTACCTTGCCGATCTCGTCCCAGCGACGCTGAATCGAGGTGAGCTTGTCACGCGCGACCGTACGGTCTTTCTCGGTGAGCAGAGTGTCGGCCTCGGTGAGCAGGGCGAGCTTCGCCGTGAGGTTCTCAGAGAACTCTTCGTCGTCTTTCGCGACGACCTCGCTGCGGGCGGCGTAAACCGCGTCGCCGGCGGCCTTGAACTTGTCCCAGAGCTGGTCGTCGACACGCTTGCCGGCGCGGCCTGCGTTCTTCCACTCGACGAGCAGGTCACGGTAGGCGTTCACTCCGTCGGCACCACGGGGGATAAGTGCTTCGGCGCGCTCGACGAGCTGCTGCTTTTTGCTGCGGGCGTCGCGGTGCGCGTTGTCGAGCTCGGCGAAGAACGCCTTGCGGTGCCCTTCGATGATGGTGCGAGCATCGCGGAACCGCTTCCACAGTTCACCGGCCTCGGCGCGGGGGAGCCGCGGGCCGTCTTGCTGGTGCTTCTGCCAGCGGGCGAAAAGATCGTCGAGCCGGGCGGTCACCTGCTTCCACTGCGCCTTCGCCGGGTCTTCGGCGGCCAGCGCCTCGACCTCTTCGACGATCGCGGTGCGCTCAGTGATCGCTTCGGCGAGCTGAGCCTTCGTCTCGACCTGCTGTTGCTCGGTGAGCGACGAGACAACGACGGTCAGGGCATCCACTCGCTTCTTCAGCGCGGCGAGGTCGCCGATGGCGTTCGCCGTCTCGATGGCGCCCGAGAGCGATGAGACCGCTTTGGAGACGTCGGCGGCCGATGCGCCGCGCTTGACCCGCTGCTCGAGCAGGGTGACCTGCCCGGCCAGGTCGGTGTACTTGCGTTCGAAGTAGGCGAGCGCCTCTTCGGGAGTGCCGTCGGGGTATTGGCCGACGACACGCTCGCCCGAAGCCTCACGCAGATAAACCGTTCCGGTTTCGTCTACGCGGCCCCACGGGTGCTGGTCACTACTGATCACGAAATTCACCCTACTGCACGGTGAGGCCGGTGATAGTGGTGGCGACGGCGGGCTTCTCGGTTCCCGACTGCACTCCGGCCGCGATGACGTCGGTCTGCAGCGTCGGCATTCCGCTCGTCACATTGCCGATGACCGTGTACCCGCCGGCAGTGTCGGCCGGAATCGTGCTGTCTTGGTAGACGATGAAGAACTGGCTGCCCTGGCTGTAGGCCGCATCCGACTGACGAGCCATGGCGATGGTGCCCGCAGGGTAGACGTTGTCGGCGGGTGCGTTCTCGACCGGGCCGTAGTAGTACCCCGGGCCGCCGCTGCCGTCGCCGTTCGGGTCGCCGCACTGCAAGACGTAGATGCCGGTCGTGGTGAGGCGGTGGCACGTGAGCCCGGTGTAGAAACCGGCCTGCGCGAGTGAGATGAACGACGAGACGGCTTGCGGGGCCGCTGCTCCGTCGAGCGTGATGGCGAGCGGGATGTTCGTGTTGAGGGTCATCGTGCCCGTCCACGGGCGCCCCTCTGCGAGGGTCGACGACGGCACGTTTCCGCTGTTCGCGGAGGCGTTGGGGGTGGCGGCCGCCGTCGGTGCGACCGACGCCGAGGCCTCCGGAACGGGCATTCCCGGTCCGCTCGAGAAGTAGAAGACCTGCACCACGATGGCGGCGATGATCACGACGAGCCCGACGATGACCGAGAGGAGGTTGTCACGCTTGCGACGAGTGATCTGTTTCGCGTGCACGGTCTGGCGAGCCTGGTAATTGCGCAGTCGCTGCTTCGACT
Coding sequences:
- a CDS encoding peptidylprolyl isomerase, encoding MAPSNSEREARESKQRLRNYQARQTVHAKQITRRKRDNLLSVIVGLVVIIAAIVVQVFYFSSGPGMPVPEASASVAPTAAATPNASANSGNVPSSTLAEGRPWTGTMTLNTNIPLAITLDGAAAPQAVSSFISLAQAGFYTGLTCHRLTTTGIYVLQCGDPNGDGSGGPGYYYGPVENAPADNVYPAGTIAMARQSDAAYSQGSQFFIVYQDSTIPADTAGGYTVIGNVTSGMPTLQTDVIAAGVQSGTEKPAVATTITGLTVQ
- a CDS encoding DUF349 domain-containing protein, which produces MISSDQHPWGRVDETGTVYLREASGERVVGQYPDGTPEEALAYFERKYTDLAGQVTLLEQRVKRGASAADVSKAVSSLSGAIETANAIGDLAALKKRVDALTVVVSSLTEQQQVETKAQLAEAITERTAIVEEVEALAAEDPAKAQWKQVTARLDDLFARWQKHQQDGPRLPRAEAGELWKRFRDARTIIEGHRKAFFAELDNAHRDARSKKQQLVERAEALIPRGADGVNAYRDLLVEWKNAGRAGKRVDDQLWDKFKAAGDAVYAARSEVVAKDDEEFSENLTAKLALLTEADTLLTEKDRTVARDKLTSIQRRWDEIGKVPRDQVKNVDDRLRRVEAAVRKLDEDFWQKNNPEKKARAEGLAGQLTDAIAKLQVEIDAASAAGDAAKVAELQEALDARKIWLDALN
- a CDS encoding RelA/SpoT family protein — encoded protein: MTETVAPTNASLRRLVPRLFSRAQPAGAVDTLIRTVRANHPKADLSIIERAYTVAERAHDGQKRRSGEPYITHPVAVAQILAELGMGTKAVAAALLHDTVEDTDYRLDDLRAEFGDEVAMLVDGVTKLDKVKYGESAQAETVRKMIVAMSKDIRVLIIKLADRLHNARTWGFVSTESATRKAQETLEIYAPLAHRLGIQAIKWELEDLSFAVLSPKLYVEIENLVRQRTPQREEYVQQVIDLVTEDLKSSKIRGKVAGRPKQYYSIYQKMIVRGREFDEIYDLVGIRVLVNSVRDCYAVLGSIHARWTPMPGRFKDYIATPKFNLYQSLHTTVVGPGGRAVEIQIRTNEMHQRAEFGVAAHWKYKERVNSGKTSGVDDRGDADMAWLARISDWQAETVDPGEFLDSLRFEIGAKEVYVFTPKGRVIGLPAGATPVDFAYAVHTEVGHRTMGAKVNGRLVPLESTLTTGDVVEVFTSKNPDSGPSQDWLSFVQSPRARNKIRQWFTKERRDEAIEQGRDSIARAMRKQNLPLQKLMSQDAFTEVAAQLSYNNVEALYAAIGEGHVSTQSVIEKVLQSLQAEVESDDSDLEVVVGSRRPRSTHSESGVLVRGAPDILVKLAKCCTPVPGDDIVGFVTRGTGVSVHQSDCHNVQSLLQEPERMIEVEWAPSSKSVFLVQIQVEALDRSGLLSDVTRVLSEHHVNILSATVSTSRDRLAISRFVFEMGDTTHLDRVLNAVRRIDAVYDVYRVSGG